The SAR324 cluster bacterium nucleotide sequence CCTCATTCTTCAGAATCTTGCTTTCGGAGATCCTTCTTCGTTTAGCAATTTCTCAAAAAAGACTTCAAAAATTCTTTAATACACTTGGTGAGGATCCTCTAGTGAAACTGAGTACAGCGTCTTTTTTTGCAAGATTTGTTTGCTTGATTCCAATCATTTTGGTTGCCAAGCCAATTTATGCCTTCGATGAACTTGATCTTCAAAAATTGCTGACAACCCGCATCTGTAATGACTGTAACTTGATCCAAGCAAATCTTGATTCTATAAATTTAAATGATGTGAGTTTGTTGGGAGCTAACTTGAGAGAAGCTAATTTAGTAAATGCAAATCTGCGTGGAGCTGAACTCATTGGAGCAGATTTGATAGATGCAGATCTGACGGGGGTGGATCTGACAGGCGCAGATCTAACTGGAGCTAATTTAACGGGTGTCACACTTTCTGGAGCAGACTTGACAGGCACTACTTTGTGGATGAGTATCCTTAGAAATTCTTCAATAAGAAGTGCATACTTAAATTATTCCAATTTGAAGGAAGCAGACCTGACAGGTGCGAACTTGATCGAAGTTGAATTGGTCAGCGCCACTCTGAATAATGCTGAGTTGGAAGAAGCGAAAATCTGGTATGCAAATTTTGAAAATGCTGACCTTGGTAGAGCCAATCTGAAAGGCGCAGAAATTTATGAGTCCAATCTGATGGGCTCCAATTTAAAAAATGCAAAGCTTATCGAAGCCACTTTTTACCAGTCTAACTTGGACGGTGCAGATTTGACTGGTACTACGCTTGATGAAGAAGCTTCACCTATTCAGGGTCAATCAACTACGAAACTCTGCAATACGGTAATGACTGATGGAGAGGTCACAAATAAAGATTGTGAAAGGTGATGATTGTTAAAGATTTTGCTGCCTGATGATTGTAGTTCTTGTTTAACTCAATCGGTGGCTACGGATAAAATAAGTTAAGTTGATTTATCAGTTCTAAACCCGTTGAGTCTGATCTTCTATCTAGACTGGGGAATAGGGTGTCGTCGATTCTTCATAGTGGGCCTTCCAGGTAAATTCATCGTTGTATCAGCCCTTGGCTGAGTACTCACCAGTTTCCCCTTCGAAACCACAGCTAAGCGTGCTGGTCGTAAGCGCAGGGCATCAATCGGATCTGCAGCATCCAAAACCACCAGAGAAGCCTGCTTGCCTACTTCAAGGCCATAGTTCTCAAGATGCATGATCTTGGCGTTCGTTTCGGTGACCATAGTGAAACATCGAGCCATTTCTTCAGGACTGGTCATCTGGGCTACGTGCATACCCATAAAGGCAACATCCAGCATATCTGCGGTACCAAGCGCATACCATGGATCACGAACGCAATCTTGCCCCCAACCTACATCAATACCCTGTGCCTGCATTTCACGCACACGGGTTAATCCGCGTCTTTTTGGAAAACTGTCGTGTCGGCCCTGAAGCGTGATGTTGATCAGTGGATTCGAAATTGCCTGAAGTTCAGCTTCAGCCATCAAAGGCAACAGCTTGGATACATAATAATTATCCATTGAATGCATTGAAGTCAGGTGGCTGCCCACTACTCTCCCCTGCAGGCCTAGAGCCGTGGTTTCCGCTGCGAGTGACTCGACATGGCGTGACATTGGATCGTCGCTCTCATCACAGTGCATGTCCACAAGCAAACCCTTGTCTGCAGCGATACGGCACAACTCCTGGACTGATCTTCGTCCATCCTCCATCGTCCGTTCAAAATGAGGAATCCCTCCAACCACATCGAGGCCCATCTCCAAAGCTCGGAGTAAATTTTCCCGTCCACTTGGTGCTCGAAAAAAACCATCTTGCGGAAAGGCTACGAGTTGTAGATCCAAATATCCTTTCACTTGCTCACGTACTTCGAGCATTGCTTCAACGGTCCTCAGGTGATCGGCCGTTGTATCAACATGACTTCGGATAGCGAGCAGGCCCGTGGAAACTGCCCAATCACAGTATGCCAAACCACGATCTACCATCTCTTCAACGGTTGCTTCCTCAAGCAATTCTCCCCAGAGAGAAATGCCTTCCAACAATGTTCCAGATTTGTTCAAGCGTGGAGTTCCATAAGACAAGGTGGCATCCATGTGAAAATGCGGATCCACGAAGGGAGGAGACACCAGATCCCCCTGAGCTTCGATTAGTATTTCAGCTGGGCTGTTTAGATCTTTCTCTATCGCCAAAATTCTTGTCCCTTCGATGCCAATATCTACAACTCGACCATCTGGCAGGGTCCCTCCCTTCACAATGATGTCAAACATTAGCGCTCTCCTTTGTAGAAGGGTACCATCAATGATGCTGGGACCTCTGCTTTCCGGGACATAACCACCAAAGCAGCGATGGACAAGAAATAGGGCATCATTAAGAAAATCTGATAGGGAATGTCTGCACCGATGCTGCTCTGCTGAAGCCGAATCTGAAAGGCATCGAAAGCCGCAAATAGAATTGCTCCCAAGAAGGCTTTGTGTGGTTTCCAGGCACCGAAGACAACAAGGGCAATGCAGACCCAACCACGACCATTGACCATCCCAAAAAAGAAACTATCAAAGGCCGAAAGAGTCAAAAATGCACCCCCCAGTGCCATTAGACCAGATCCAATAACTACCGCACCCATCCGCAACCCAAGCACAGATAGCCCTTGAGCTGCAACAGAAGATGGATTTTCTCCAACAGCCCTGAGAGCCAGACCCAGTGGAGTCCTATACAATACGAACGAAGTAATCAGTACTGTTGCGATAGCCAAATAAGTTAGGGGAGTCTGTTCAGCTAGGGCAGGCCCTAGGATTGGGATGTAAGCTAAAATGGCGACAGAGATAGGCTGGAAGGCCTCGATCTTTGGTGGAGAAGTTACCTCAGGTAAAGCCACTCGGTAAACATAATAAGTCAGCGATGTTGCCAACAGTGTGATTCCAAGACCCACCACATGCTGGGATAATCCCAAGCTGACGGTCATGCTCGCGTGGAGTAAACCTAAGAACATTCCAACCAGGAAAGCTAGGAGCACCCCACCCCAAAGACCCATACCAATGTAAGCCCCAAACCAACCAACGAAGGCTCCAGCGACCATGATTCCCTCTATACCGAGGTTGAGAACGCCGGCCCGTTCACAAATCAACTCTCCCATAGTTGCTAGAATCAATGGGCTAGCGATTCGGATCGTTGCAGTCCAGAAACTTGCAGTCAGAAAAATTTCTAATATCTCCATGAATTAATCCCGTATGATCCGGAACTTTGTCAGTAATACTGCAACTACCATCAGAAGCAGTGCAGTAGCGAGCATGATGTCTGCTAGATAGGTGGGGACTCCGGCTGCTCGACTCATACTGTCAGCGCCCACAAAAATACCCGCAACAAACAGAGCTGCCACGACAACCCCCAGAGGATGTAGCAAGGCCAGCATGGCTACAATGATTCCTGAATAACCAAAGCCCGGTGATAGATCAAGAGTCAGGGTGCCCTTGAGGCCAGCGACTTCGGAGAACCCAGCTAGGGCTGCGAGCCCTCCTGATAACAGTGCTGTTTGCGTTATGATTAAATTTACAGGCATTCCTGCATAACGGGCTGCCCCAGCGTTGTAGCCAACGGCTCTCATAGCGTAGCCAAAAGTAGTTTTGGTGTTCACGATCCAGATAACTAAAGCTGCAATTAAAGCAATCCCAAAACCCCAATGTAATCGTAGCCCATCAACGATTCTTGGTAGACGGGCCTCTGCCAGCAAACGGGACGACTTGGGCCAACCCATTCCCATTGGATCTTTGAGAGGGCCTTCAAGCAGGAGTGAAACTAGAAGGAGAAAAATAAAATTGAGCAAGAGAGTAGTAACGACTTCATCCACACCCAACCTGGTTTTAAGGAGAGTAGGGACTAGAAGCAGCAATGCACCCGCTGACATGGAACAGATGATCATTGTGGGAATGAGTGCAAGTGAGGACCATGCAAGAGTGCCGGTCCCCATTAGTACGGCTACAATGGCACCAGAATATAGCTGGGCTTCTGCTCCGATGTTCCATAATTTTGCACGAAAAGCTACCGCAACTGCCAGTCCCGTGAAAATCAATGGTGTTGTACGATTTAGAGTTTCCAGCAGGGCAAATTTGGAACCCACTGCACCTTTAATGATCAACCCCAGGACAGCAAAAGGATTTCCACCAGCAACCATTGCGAGAAAGGATGCGATCAAGACGGTAGCAGTTAGTGCTAAAATCGGTGGTAGTAATCTTCTGGAAAGGCTTGGATTTGGGATCGCTTCAAGACGCATGCATAGTCTCTTGCTTGGCAAACGCAGCCCCAGACATCCAACCACCCAACTCAGCAGGTGTTACTTTACCTCGTTGAAAAGCAGGGCTAACTCTGCCTTCTGAGGAAACATGAATGATGTCTGACAATTGGAGGATCTCATCTAAATCTTCAGAAATGAGTAAAATGGCTGCACCTTTTTGACGGGCTTCCAATAATTTCTTGTGGACGTAGTGTACCGCTCCAATATCCAAGCCTCGTGAGGGTTGATGTGCAAGGATTACTCGGGGGTCGTTTTGGAGCACACGCCCCAAAATGAGTTTTTGCATGTTCCCCCCTGAAAGCAAACGTATTCTCGTATCCGGACCAGGACAACGAACATCGTATTGCTTGATGAGTTCCTGTGTAAAATTTACTGCGGCTTGCCAATTGACCCACCCATGATGAGCAAATGGCTGATCACGATATCTTTCAATGATGGAATTTTCAGTCAAGGAAAAATCAGCGACAGTCCCGGATTGATGTCGGTCTTCAGGAATCCTGGCGATACCACTGAGAACCGATTGGCGTGGAGACCACTGATCTATCAGCTTCCCATCCAAATGCAGTTTCCCTTGAGAGGGAGTGATCAGTCCTGCAACCAAATCTGCAATTGATGTTTGACCGTTCCCAGAGACACCAGCCAAACCCACAATTTCTCCGGAGCACAGCCTCAAAGAAACATTCCTCAGGCCCTTTGAGTGATGCTGAGTCTCCGTGGATACATTCAATAACTCCATTACTAAGGGTCCGGACTCTCTTTCAGTAACTGCTGTGGGGCTGATCGGGTTCCCAACCATCAAAGAAGCTAATTCATTTGGGCTAGTTTCTTTGGTTTCTTTGGTCGCTACGAGTTTCCCATGACGAAGGATGGCCACTTTTTTGGCAATTTTCATTACTTCATGGAGTTTGTGGCTGATGAAGATGATAGATAGCCCTTGTTCTGTAGCTTCTGTTAGTGTCTTGAAAAGTGATTCAGTTTCTTGAGGGGTCAGGACGGCGGTTGGTTCATCCAGGATCAGGATCTTGGCTTGTCGGAACAAGGCTTTGAGAATCTCTACCCGTTGACGCTCTCCCACACTTAGAGACGAGACTTTCGCATCAGGATTGACCTTCAGGTGATAACGATTGGCAAGTTTGAGGAGTTGTTGACGGGCTTGCTTGTATCGTAGCTTCCAGGACCAGAGAGAACTGGTCCCAAGAATGACGTTCTCAAGAACGGAGAGATTGTGCGCAAGGGTGAAATGTTGATGAACCATTCCAACTCCGGCATCCAAAGCCGCACTAGCCATCCCTGGTGGAAGAGTTTTTCCGAAAACCTGAACCCTCCCAGAATCGGCGGTGTATTGACCAAAAAGGATGTTCATCAAGGTGGTTTTACCTGCACCATTCTCACCTAGCAGCGCAAGTACCTCACCCTTCTCCAAATTCAGGCTGACATTTTCATTCGCCTTGAGGGCTCCAAAATTCTTGGTGATCCCCTCAAGACGAAGAACGACTTCTCCCACTTTAGAGAGCTTTAAAGTGGATCAGCTAGATTTTGGTTCGTTGTCATTGATCGTGACAGTATAGCTACCGTTTTTGATCTCTCCAGTACGCTTTGCCACCATATCAACAGCCTTCTGTGGTATCTTACCAGCGAATGTCCCATAGGGTGCGAGCGTACATCCGCCATGCTTCATGAACGAGTAGATACCGTAATCAGCAGCTTTGTATTTCCCTGATTGAACTGCCGCGACAGCAGCATCCATTGTGGGTTCAAAATGCCAAATGGCTGAAGCGACCACGGTGCTTGGGTACTGATCTTGGGTGTCGATCACGTTGCCGATGGCCAAAATACCTCTTTCTTTGGCAGCATCCGAGACACCAAAACGCTCTGCATATAAAAGGTCGGCGCCTCCTTCGATCATAGCAAACGCAGTCTCTTTGGCCTTTGGTGGGTCAAACCATGAGCCGATGAAAGAGACTTGAAAGCGAATGTTAGGATTCATCTCTCGCGCCCCTGCCATGAAGGCATGCATCAATCGATTTACCTCTGGGATTGGGAATCCACCAACCATTCCGATGTTGCCAGACTTTGTCATTGCCCCAGCAATAATACCCGACAAATAGGAGGCATCTTGGATGTAGTTATCGAAGACGGCTAGATTTGGCAGGCTTGGGTCTTCTTTGAAAGAAGATCCCATCAGAAAAGCGACTTCGGGGTATTCCGCCACAACCTCTCTAGCTTCTGCTTCGGCACCAAAAATTTCTCCGATGATCAGGGTATTCCCTTGCTCTGCATATTCCCTCATCACTCTTGGGTAGTCGGTGTTGGCAGTATTTTCTGTGAACGTGTAGGCGATGTCACCTCGTGACTGTGCTGATAACGCCGCTTTGTGGATTCGGCTTACCCACTGTTGCTCAACTGGGACTGTGTAGATGCCAGCAGTCTTGATGGGATCTTTTGCCGAGGCCAAGGGCAAAATTCCGAGACTCGGTGCAAGCACGAGAGCGCTGGCTGTGCCTTTAATCAATGTACGTCTAGAGATTTTCAGCGACTGATGACTGCTCATTTTTACCTCATGTTCTGGAAAAAGTGACGGATTATCATTACAGACTTTGAAAGGTTGATGACGATGATCTACCCGAAAGTCTTCACCTTAAATCAAGGGGCCAAGTATGGTGGCTAATGCTAGACTTGGCAATACAAAGAATATGAATTCTGTTTTAGGATCTGAGGAAATTGATCAGGAAGTGAGCTGAATCAATTGGAAGTTTTATCGGCGGAGTTCGTTGATTTCCTAAACCTTCGAGAAACCAAGCTTGTTGCCAAAAGAGTTTCTGATATTGGTTTCCACAGCTACGAAAACTTGATCATTCAAGTAATCAAAGTTTGGCATGTAGGCATCTCCTCGAATGACTTGAATGATTATCTCTCCGGTAGCCAGGTTGGCGTAATTGCCTCGAAGCTTTGGA carries:
- a CDS encoding pentapeptide repeat-containing protein, with product MIPIILVAKPIYAFDELDLQKLLTTRICNDCNLIQANLDSINLNDVSLLGANLREANLVNANLRGAELIGADLIDADLTGVDLTGADLTGANLTGVTLSGADLTGTTLWMSILRNSSIRSAYLNYSNLKEADLTGANLIEVELVSATLNNAELEEAKIWYANFENADLGRANLKGAEIYESNLMGSNLKNAKLIEATFYQSNLDGADLTGTTLDEEASPIQGQSTTKLCNTVMTDGEVTNKDCER
- a CDS encoding amidohydrolase family protein, translated to MFDIIVKGGTLPDGRVVDIGIEGTRILAIEKDLNSPAEILIEAQGDLVSPPFVDPHFHMDATLSYGTPRLNKSGTLLEGISLWGELLEEATVEEMVDRGLAYCDWAVSTGLLAIRSHVDTTADHLRTVEAMLEVREQVKGYLDLQLVAFPQDGFFRAPSGRENLLRALEMGLDVVGGIPHFERTMEDGRRSVQELCRIAADKGLLVDMHCDESDDPMSRHVESLAAETTALGLQGRVVGSHLTSMHSMDNYYVSKLLPLMAEAELQAISNPLINITLQGRHDSFPKRRGLTRVREMQAQGIDVGWGQDCVRDPWYALGTADMLDVAFMGMHVAQMTSPEEMARCFTMVTETNAKIMHLENYGLEVGKQASLVVLDAADPIDALRLRPARLAVVSKGKLVSTQPRADTTMNLPGRPTMKNRRHPIPQSR
- a CDS encoding ABC transporter permease; the protein is MEILEIFLTASFWTATIRIASPLILATMGELICERAGVLNLGIEGIMVAGAFVGWFGAYIGMGLWGGVLLAFLVGMFLGLLHASMTVSLGLSQHVVGLGITLLATSLTYYVYRVALPEVTSPPKIEAFQPISVAILAYIPILGPALAEQTPLTYLAIATVLITSFVLYRTPLGLALRAVGENPSSVAAQGLSVLGLRMGAVVIGSGLMALGGAFLTLSAFDSFFFGMVNGRGWVCIALVVFGAWKPHKAFLGAILFAAFDAFQIRLQQSSIGADIPYQIFLMMPYFLSIAALVVMSRKAEVPASLMVPFYKGER
- a CDS encoding ABC transporter permease gives rise to the protein MRLEAIPNPSLSRRLLPPILALTATVLIASFLAMVAGGNPFAVLGLIIKGAVGSKFALLETLNRTTPLIFTGLAVAVAFRAKLWNIGAEAQLYSGAIVAVLMGTGTLAWSSLALIPTMIICSMSAGALLLLVPTLLKTRLGVDEVVTTLLLNFIFLLLVSLLLEGPLKDPMGMGWPKSSRLLAEARLPRIVDGLRLHWGFGIALIAALVIWIVNTKTTFGYAMRAVGYNAGAARYAGMPVNLIITQTALLSGGLAALAGFSEVAGLKGTLTLDLSPGFGYSGIIVAMLALLHPLGVVVAALFVAGIFVGADSMSRAAGVPTYLADIMLATALLLMVVAVLLTKFRIIRD
- a CDS encoding ABC transporter ATP-binding protein, coding for MGEVVLRLEGITKNFGALKANENVSLNLEKGEVLALLGENGAGKTTLMNILFGQYTADSGRVQVFGKTLPPGMASAALDAGVGMVHQHFTLAHNLSVLENVILGTSSLWSWKLRYKQARQQLLKLANRYHLKVNPDAKVSSLSVGERQRVEILKALFRQAKILILDEPTAVLTPQETESLFKTLTEATEQGLSIIFISHKLHEVMKIAKKVAILRHGKLVATKETKETSPNELASLMVGNPISPTAVTERESGPLVMELLNVSTETQHHSKGLRNVSLRLCSGEIVGLAGVSGNGQTSIADLVAGLITPSQGKLHLDGKLIDQWSPRQSVLSGIARIPEDRHQSGTVADFSLTENSIIERYRDQPFAHHGWVNWQAAVNFTQELIKQYDVRCPGPDTRIRLLSGGNMQKLILGRVLQNDPRVILAHQPSRGLDIGAVHYVHKKLLEARQKGAAILLISEDLDEILQLSDIIHVSSEGRVSPAFQRGKVTPAELGGWMSGAAFAKQETMHAS
- a CDS encoding BMP family protein — translated: MSSHQSLKISRRTLIKGTASALVLAPSLGILPLASAKDPIKTAGIYTVPVEQQWVSRIHKAALSAQSRGDIAYTFTENTANTDYPRVMREYAEQGNTLIIGEIFGAEAEAREVVAEYPEVAFLMGSSFKEDPSLPNLAVFDNYIQDASYLSGIIAGAMTKSGNIGMVGGFPIPEVNRLMHAFMAGAREMNPNIRFQVSFIGSWFDPPKAKETAFAMIEGGADLLYAERFGVSDAAKERGILAIGNVIDTQDQYPSTVVASAIWHFEPTMDAAVAAVQSGKYKAADYGIYSFMKHGGCTLAPYGTFAGKIPQKAVDMVAKRTGEIKNGSYTVTINDNEPKSS